AAATTCGGATTAATATTATTTTCCTTGTGGTTAAATCGAGCAGAACAATACGTAATAGCAAAACTACCGGACAATCATCGCTTTTAATGCCATTAACACAGTGCAAACACCAGTCACCCGCTAAATAACGCGCTTCGCACGCTATATCATACCGTTAATTATGCATGCTGCATTTGCAGCATCAGAACAACATTTGTGCTGCAAATGAAACACATTTAGTCATTGAATATCAATCTAATTAACTGAAGTAAAAGGAAAATTACCTTTAACAATATTGGCACACATTCTGCTTATGTTTTTATAACTTAAGTGATGGTTTATTAAATTATAAATCGCAAATGGTTATATGAAAAAGTGGCAATACCCTTTGCGCCACTCGACCAGGAGAGAATGATGTCGTTATCTGAACTCACCCCAACCTCGCTGGCGGCGCTCCGGCATTCGCTGCCTTTGGCACCGATTGCTCAAACGGCCGGATCCGTAAAACCGGGCGCATCTCTACGGCTTTCCGGCATTTCGCTCTCTTTCGGTGGGGTTAATGCCTTAAGCGACGTCTCGCTGGTGGCGGAACCTTCAACGCTGCTGGCGATTATTGGCCCGAACGGCGCGGGAAAAAGCACGCTGCTGAACGTGATCTCCGGCATTTACCGGCCAGACGGGGGCGAGATAGTGCTCGACGATCGCCGCTATCGTGCAATGCGCCCCGGGCAGCTGGCCGGGGCCGGTGTTGCGCGTACTTTTCAAAACCTGGCGCTGTTTCACGGCCTTTCAGTGCGGGACAACGTCCTGCAGGGGCTGGCTTACAGTCGGAAAACGTCGCTGTTAAGTGAGATGTTTGGCCTGCCGCGCGCGCGGCATGAAACGGCAGCTCAGCATCAGCAGGCGAACGCGGTCATCAATTTCTTTGGTCTGGATGCGGTCGCGTCCAGTCTGACCTCCAGCCTGTCCTACGGTATGCAAAAGCGCGTTGAGCTGGCGAGAGCGCTGGTTGCCCGCCCCCGCCTGCTGCTGCTCGACGAACCCATGGCGGGGATGACGCGAGCGGATAAGCAGCAGCTTAGCGATCTTATCCACGAGATACGCCGCCATTTCGGCACCACCATTTTGCTGATCGAGCACGATATTGCGGTGGTGATGAGCCTGTCCGACCGCGTTGTGGTGCTGGAGTACGGGCGTAATATCGCCACGGGAACCCCGGATGAGATCCGGCAAAACCCGGCGGTGATTGCCGCCTATCTTGGTTCAGCGGCGGAAACCGCCGCGCCGGGGGCCAGAGGATGAATATTGACTGGCTGTTCCTGATTGAGGTCAGCGTTGGCGGTCTGCTGTCGGGCGTGATGTATTCGCTGGTCGCGCTGGGCTTTGTGCTGGTTTACAAAAGCTCCGGCGTCTTCAACTTTGCTCAGGGCGCGATGCTGCTGTTCTCCGCCCTCACCTTCGTTTGCCTGATCGAACGCGGCTGGTCGGTGTGGGCGGTGCTTCCCGTCACCCTGGCCGCCATCTCGCTGCTGGGCATGCTGATCGAGTTCTCCGTGCTGCGGCCGCTGGTGAATCAGCCGCCGATCGTGCTGTTTGTCGCCACGCTGGGCGTGTCTTACATCATCGAAGGCGCCGCACAGCTGCTGTGGGGAACGCAGGTTCACGCGCTGGATCTGGGTATCGACGATACGCCGTTTGAGGTCGGCGGCGTGCTGATCAGCCAGTTCGATCTGTTTGCCGCCGGGGTTGCCGGGCTGATGGTGCTGCTGCTGAGCCTGTTCTTTCGCTATACGCACACCGGTCTGGCATTTCGCGCGGTGGCGGACGACACCTTCGCCGGGCTGGCGGTGGGCCTGAATATCGGCCGCCTGTGGGCGGTGGTCTGGGCGGCCGCAGGGATGGTCGCGCTGGTCGCCGGGCTGCTCTGGGGCGCACGTCTGGGGGTGCAGTTCTCCCTGTCCCTGGTGGTGCTGAAGGCGCTGCCGGTACTGGTGCTCGGCGGGTTTGATTCGGTGGCCGGAGCGATCGTGGCCGGGCTGCTGGTCGGGCTGATCGAAAAGCTGGGATCGGTGTATCTCGGCCCGCTGCTGGGCGGCGGGATTGATAGCTGGATCGCCTACGCCGTGGCGCTGCTGTTCCTGCTGATTCGTCCTGCGGGCCTGTTTGGTTCCCACCGTTTATCGAGGCTGTAACCATGACGACGCTCTCACCGGCTACCCACCGTGTCCTGCCACGCCTGAACGCGGGAGGGATTATTCTGCCCGCCGTGGCGTTTATTCTGCTGCCGCTGGTCGGTAACGAATACCTGTTTGATGCGGTGCTGACGCCGTTTCTGACGCTGTCGCTGGCGGCGCTGGGGCTGAATGTCCTGGCGGGCTATACCGGACAGATCTCCCTCGGCAGCGCCGCGTTTATGGCAGTGGGTGCCTATGCCGCGCTGAACCTGATTGGTCGTCTGGATCTGCCGCTGCCGCTGGTTTTACTGCTGGCGGGGGGGATCAGTGCGCTGCTGGGGCTGCTTTTCGGCCTGCCGAGCCTGCGGCTCAGCAGCTTTTATCTGGCGATTTCTACGCTGGCGACGCAGTTTTTTGTTCAGTGGGCGATGAACAATTTCAGCTGGTTTTCCCTGAACAGCGCGTCCGGCGTGGTATCGGTGGCACCGCTGCATCTGGGGGCGTGGATCGTCGACAGCTCGGAACGCCGCTATCTGTTTACCCTGACGGTGGTCAGCCTGCTGACCTGGCTGGTCTGGCGGCTGGTTAACAGCTCGGCCGGCCGCAACTTTATCGCCGTGCGCGATAATCCGCTGGCGGCCCGCGTGACGGGCGTACCGGTATTACGTACCCGGATGATTGCCTTCGGCTTCTCTTCTTTCATTATCGGCATCGCCGGCGTGCTGTGGTCCTTCACCTATCTGCGCAACGTTGAACCGGCGGGTTTTAATCTGGATCGCTCATTCCAGCTGCTGTTCATCATCATCATCGGTGGATTAGGCACGGTTCGGGGCGCGTTTCTTGGTGCGGCGCTGCTGACGCTGTTCCCACTGCTGCTCTCGCGGCTCGGGGGATGGCTGTTTGGCCAGCAGGTGGATTCCGGCGTGCTGGAGCTGGTGCAGAACATCATCGTCGGCGTTTTGCTGATCGGGTTCCTGATTGCCGAGCCGAAAGGGCTGGCGGCGCTGACGCAGCGGATAGCGTCGTCCCTCACTTCGCGGAGAACACACCATGACTGACCGTAACGCGCTGCTGACGGTGTCGCACCTCAGTGCCCGCTATCAGCGCCATATCGTGGCGCTGGACGATATTTCTCTCACCGTCGGCGAAGGCGAAATTGTGGCGCTGCTCGGGCGCAACGGCGCGGGGAAATCTACCGCCCTGCAGGCGATCTCGCACCTGCTGCCCGCCCGCCGCGGTGAGGTCAGCGCGGGCCGCGTGCTGTGGCGCGGCGCGGATATTACCGCCGAAGCCCCGCACCGTCTGGTGAAGCGCGGCATTGTCCCGGTGCTGGAAGGGCGACACTGCTTCATTTCGCTCACCGTGGAAGAAAACCTGATCGCTGGCGCGCTGGCACGTTCGGCCTCCCGGGCGGAGATACGCCAGGGGCTGGAAGAGGTTTATCAGATTTTCCCGCGGCTGAGGGACAAACGCCAGCTGGCCGCCGGGCTGGCCTCCGGCGGCGAGCAGCAGATGGCGGCTATCGGTCGTGCACTGATGGCGAAGCCCCAGCTGCTGCTGCTGGACGAACCCTCAATGGGGCTGGCACCGCTGATTGTTGAAGAAATTTTCGCGGTGCTGACCCGCCTTAACCAGCAGCAAAAGCTATCGATTCTGGTCGCGGAACAGAATTCCACCGTGGCTTTGCGCCATGCCCATCGTGCCTACGTGCTGGATACGGGCAGCGTGGCGCTTTCCGGCGATGCGCAGGCGCTGAGCCAGCAGGAAGACGTACAGAGAATTTATCTGGGATTTGCAGCATAACCTTTATACAGGAGAAGACCGATGAGTACGCTTCAGACCGAAAACGCAGTAACCACATCTCAACAACACCGCCCCGATACGGCCCCGCAGGGCGTGCCCGGCTATCCGCGTCCGGCGCAGCCCGCGCATATTATCCAGAGCGATGAAGAGGCGATCCGCGTGGCTACCGAACTGGCCGCGCAGTTTGTTCTCACCGCCGCCGAGCGCGATCGCGACCGCATCCTGCCGATTACCGAGCTGGACGCGTTTTCCCAGAGCGGGCTGTGGTCGATCAACGTGCCGAAGCGCTTTGGCGGCCCGGAAGTTTCCTACGCTACGCTGGCGAAGGTGGTGCAGATCATTGCCGCCGCCGATCCGTCCATTTCGCAGATCTCCCAAAACCATCTGGGCGTGGTGGCGGCGATCCGCACGGTCAGCGATGAAGCACAGCAGCGCGAACTGTTTGCTCAGGTGCTCAGCGGCGTGCGCTTCGGCAATGCTTTCTCTGAGTTCGGCAGCAAGCGCGCGGCGGATTTCGAAACCCGCTTCGTTGATGACGGCGATCATGTGCGGGTGAGCGGCAAAAAATTCTACTCCAGCGGCGCGCTGCTGGCGCATCTGGTACCGATTGTGGCGCTGGATGACCAGGGACGGGCGTGGTACGCCATTGCCGACCGCGATGCCCCGGGTCTGACGGTGATCGACGACTGGTCCGCCTTCGGTCAGCGCACCACCGCCAGCGGCACCGTGCTGCTGGATAACGTGCGGGTGCCGAAAACCCATCTGGTTCCCGGCTATAAAGGTTATGAAGCCCCCAGCGCCGACGGCGCGATTTTCCAGATCGTGCAGGTGGCGATTGATTCCGGCATCGCCGAAGCGGCCATCAACGAAACCATCCGCTTCGTGCGCGAGAAATCGCGTCCGTGGGTGGACAGCGGGCTGGATCGCGCGTCCGACGATCCTTATACCATTCAGCGCGTGGGCGATCTGACCCTGCGGCTGCACGCCGCCGAGGCGCTGCAGGAAAAAGCGGGTCTGTGGATCGACCGCGCGGTAGCCGAGCCCACGGCGGAGAACGTGGCAAAAGCGCAGATTGCCGTGGCGGAAGCCAAGGTGCTGAGCACCGAGATCGCCATCGAGGCAACCAACCGCCTGTTCGAACTGGCGGGAACTCGTTCCACCCTCGCCGAGCACAACCTCGACCGCCACTGGCGTAACGCCCGTACCCACACGCTGCACGATCCGGTGCGCTGGAAGTACGCGATCCTCGGCAACTATGCGCTGAACGGGGTCAATCCCCCGCTGCACGCCTGGAGCTGATGGTTTCGCCGGACAAAAATAATTCGACTCATAACAGGGCATGAAAATGATAAAAATGAAGGTGATATCGCTTACCCGGCTTCTCGTCGGGGTTACGCTGCTGCTGGCGCAGCTCTCGCTCAGCGCCAGGGCGGATGAACAGTATTTCCCGCTACAGAGCTATCGCGTCGGCCCCTATGCCGCCGCCGGCAGCGGCTTCTTCGGCGGGTTTATTGACTACTTACAGCTGATCAATCAGCGTGACGGCGGAGTTAACGGCGTTAAGCTTACCTGGGACGAGTGTGAAACCCAGTACGAAGTGGAGCGCGGCGTGGAGTGCTATAAGCGGCAGAAAAGTCGCCCCGGTGTTGCCGCGTGGAACCCGCTTTCGGTGGGCATTGCCTATGCGATGATCGATGACGTCACCCGCGATAAAACGCCGCTGATTACCATCGATCATGGCCGCACCGACTCGACCGACGGCCGCGTCTTCCCGTATGTTTTCCCGCTGCTGCTTAACCCGTACAGCGAAACGTCGGGGATCATCAAATTTATCGGCACCCGTCTGGGCGGTCTGGACAAGCTGCAGGGTAAAAAAATTGTCGTGCTGTACCACGGTTCGCCGTATGGCAAGGAAACCATCCCGATCTTCGAGCTGCTGGCGAAAAAATACGGCTTTGAAGTACAGCAGATTGAAGTGCCGCACCCGGGCAATGAACAGCAGTCGCAGTGGCTGACCATTCGCCGGGCAAAACCGGATTATGTGGTGCTGCGCGGCTTTGGCGTGATGAACCCGGTGGCGCTGAAAACCGCGCAGAAGGTCGGTTATCCGGCGGACCATATTATCGGTAACGTCTGGTCTAACTCAGAAGAGGACGTGATCCCGGCGGGTAACGCAGCGAAGGGTTATATTGCGCTGACCACCCAGGCATCCGGCTCGGTGTATCCGGTGGTCAAAGAGATTATTGATAAGGTGTACGGTGCCGGTAAGGGCAATCTGCAGGATCGGAAACGCATCGGCAGCGTCTATCATAACCTCGGCATTGTTAACGGCATTCTGAACGTTGAGGCTATCCGCATCGCGCAGCAGAAGTTTGGCCACCGCACGCTGACCGGCGACGAAATCCGCTGGGGCTTCGAGCATCTGCAGCTTGACGCTGCCCGCGTGGAAGCGCTGGGCGCGAAAGGCCTGTTCCACTCGATTAACGTGACCTGTGAGGACCACGAAGGCCAGGGCCGCGTAACCTTCCAGCAGTGGGACGGCAGCCAGTGGAAAGTGATAAGCGACTGGATTTCACCGGACTGGGCGCTGCTGCGGCCAATCATTGAGAAATCCGCCAGCGCTTACGCGAAGGAAAATAATATTACGCCGCGTAACTGCCAGGCTGAACAGTAATTATTGAGGAAACCCTGCATTAACAGTCCGTTAATGCAGGTCAGTAAATGCTCACTTAATGGCTGGCTTGTGACCGTTACTTACCAATACAGAAGCTGGAGAAAATCCTTCCCAGCAGGTCGTCGGAGCTGAATTCTCCGGTGATTTCACTCAGACTTTGCTGCGCCAGGCGCAGCTCTTCCGCCAGCAGTTCACCGGCCCAGGCTCCCAGTAATTGATGTTTGCCCTGCTGCAAATGCTCTGCCGCCAGTTCCAGAGCCTGAAGATGTCGGCGACGGGCCAGGAATCCCCCTTCCATATTGCCCGAGAAGCCCATGCTGGCCTTCAGATGCTCGCGCAGCACGTCCACGCCTTCGCCGGTGCGGGCGGAAAGGCGAATAAGTGAGTGACCGTTTACTTCCGTAATGCCCAGCGTTTCACCGGTCATATCGGCTTTATTACGCACCACGGTGATCGGCAGCGCTTCAGGCAGGCGGGCAATAAAGTCCGGCCAGATCTCCGCAGGCCCGGTTGCGCCGGTGGTGGTGCCGTCGACCATAAACAGCACGCGGTCGGCCTGTTCGATCTCTTTCCAGGCACGTTCAATGCCGATGCGTTCCACTTCGTCGCTGGCTTCACGCAGGCCCGCGGTATCAATGATATGCAGCGGCATGCCGTCGATATGAATATGCTCGCGCAGTACGTCACGCGTGGTGCCGGCAATATCGGTGACGATGGCGGCATCGCGCCCGGCCAGCGCGTTGAGCAGGCTGGATTTACCGGCGTTGGGGCGCCCGGCGATCACCACCTTCATGCCTTCGCGCAGCAGGCTGCCCTGGCGCGCTTCGGCACGGACGCCGTCGAGATCGGCAATCACCCTGTGCAGCAGCGCTTCAATTTTGCCGTCGGAGAGGAAGTCGATCTCCTCATCCGGGAAGTCGATGGCCGCTTCCACGTAGATCCGCAGGTGAGTAAGTGCTTCCACAAGGTTGTTAACGCGGGTGGAGAAAACGCCCTGCAGCGAGTTAACGGCCGAGCGCGCCGCCTGCTCGGAGCTGGCGTCAATCAGATCGGCAATCGCTTCCGCCTGGGCCAGGTCCAGCTTGTCGTTGAGGAAGGCGCGCTCGGAGAACTCGCCCGGGTTGGCGATGCGCAGTCCGGGCAGCGCCACGATGCGCTTCAGCAGCAGATCGAGGATCACCGGACCCCCGTGGCCCTGCAGCTCCAGCACGTCTTCGCCGGTAAAAGAGTTAGGGCCGGGGAACCACAGCGCGATACCCTGATCGAGGGTGCTGCCGTCGGCGTCGCGGAACGGCAGATAGTCGGCGTAGCGCGGCTTGGGCAGCTTGCCCAGCAGCAGCTGTGCTACCTCCGCCGCTCTGCTACCGGAAACGCGCAGAATCCCTACGCCGCCGCGTCCTGGCGGCGTCGCCTGGGCAACAATCGTATCGCTATGGCTCATGGTTAACTCTCTTTTGATACAAAAAAATAAGGCGGTCTGAATGACCGCCTTAGTGTAAACAGTGCGCACGTTGTTAGCACGCGGCAGCCGTAAAAAGGTGCCGCGAGTTTTTACTCTTACGCTTTCTTCTTGTCGCGGCTGTGCAGGCCACGTTTTTCCAGGCCGCGATAAATCAGCTGCTGCTGGATAATGGTCACCAGGTTACTGACGATGTAGTACAGCACCAGACCGGAAGGGAACCACAGGAAGAAGACGGTGAAGATGACCGGCATAAAGGTCATGATCTTCTGCTGCATCGGGTCGGTCACGGTGGTCGGCGACATCTTCTGGATGAAGAACATCGTGATACCCATCAGGATCGGCAGGATGTAGTACGGGTCCTGCGCTGACAGATCGTGGATCCACAGGGCGAACGGCGCGTGGCGCAGTTCAACCGAGCCCATCAGCATGTAGTACAGCGCCAGGAAGATAGGCATCTGGATAACCAGAGGCAGACAGCCGCCCAGCGGGTTCACTTTCTCAGACTTATACAGCGCCATCATTTCCTGACTCATGCGCTGTTTGTCATCGCCTAAACGCTCACGCATCGCCTGAATCTTAGGCTGCAGCATGCGCATTTTCGCCATGGAGGTGTACTGCGCCTTGGTCAGCGGGTACATGATGCCACGAACGATAAAGGTGATAACGATAATCGAGAAGCCCCAGTTACCGATAAAGCTGTGCAGGAACTTCAGCAGCTTAAACAGCGGCTGAGAGATAAACCACAGCCAGCCATAGTCCACGGTCAGGTCAAGGTGTGGCGCAAGCGCCGCCATTTTGTCCTGAATTTCCGGGCCAACCCACAGGGTCGCTTTCAGATCCTGCTGAGAACCTGCGGCGATAGTCACCGGTGCAGATTTGAAGCCGACTGC
This portion of the Erwinia sp. SLM-02 genome encodes:
- a CDS encoding ABC transporter ATP-binding protein; its protein translation is MSLSELTPTSLAALRHSLPLAPIAQTAGSVKPGASLRLSGISLSFGGVNALSDVSLVAEPSTLLAIIGPNGAGKSTLLNVISGIYRPDGGEIVLDDRRYRAMRPGQLAGAGVARTFQNLALFHGLSVRDNVLQGLAYSRKTSLLSEMFGLPRARHETAAQHQQANAVINFFGLDAVASSLTSSLSYGMQKRVELARALVARPRLLLLDEPMAGMTRADKQQLSDLIHEIRRHFGTTILLIEHDIAVVMSLSDRVVVLEYGRNIATGTPDEIRQNPAVIAAYLGSAAETAAPGARG
- a CDS encoding branched-chain amino acid ABC transporter permease gives rise to the protein MNIDWLFLIEVSVGGLLSGVMYSLVALGFVLVYKSSGVFNFAQGAMLLFSALTFVCLIERGWSVWAVLPVTLAAISLLGMLIEFSVLRPLVNQPPIVLFVATLGVSYIIEGAAQLLWGTQVHALDLGIDDTPFEVGGVLISQFDLFAAGVAGLMVLLLSLFFRYTHTGLAFRAVADDTFAGLAVGLNIGRLWAVVWAAAGMVALVAGLLWGARLGVQFSLSLVVLKALPVLVLGGFDSVAGAIVAGLLVGLIEKLGSVYLGPLLGGGIDSWIAYAVALLFLLIRPAGLFGSHRLSRL
- a CDS encoding branched-chain amino acid ABC transporter permease — translated: MTTLSPATHRVLPRLNAGGIILPAVAFILLPLVGNEYLFDAVLTPFLTLSLAALGLNVLAGYTGQISLGSAAFMAVGAYAALNLIGRLDLPLPLVLLLAGGISALLGLLFGLPSLRLSSFYLAISTLATQFFVQWAMNNFSWFSLNSASGVVSVAPLHLGAWIVDSSERRYLFTLTVVSLLTWLVWRLVNSSAGRNFIAVRDNPLAARVTGVPVLRTRMIAFGFSSFIIGIAGVLWSFTYLRNVEPAGFNLDRSFQLLFIIIIGGLGTVRGAFLGAALLTLFPLLLSRLGGWLFGQQVDSGVLELVQNIIVGVLLIGFLIAEPKGLAALTQRIASSLTSRRTHHD
- a CDS encoding ABC transporter ATP-binding protein; translation: MTDRNALLTVSHLSARYQRHIVALDDISLTVGEGEIVALLGRNGAGKSTALQAISHLLPARRGEVSAGRVLWRGADITAEAPHRLVKRGIVPVLEGRHCFISLTVEENLIAGALARSASRAEIRQGLEEVYQIFPRLRDKRQLAAGLASGGEQQMAAIGRALMAKPQLLLLDEPSMGLAPLIVEEIFAVLTRLNQQQKLSILVAEQNSTVALRHAHRAYVLDTGSVALSGDAQALSQQEDVQRIYLGFAA
- a CDS encoding SfnB family sulfur acquisition oxidoreductase, which gives rise to MSTLQTENAVTTSQQHRPDTAPQGVPGYPRPAQPAHIIQSDEEAIRVATELAAQFVLTAAERDRDRILPITELDAFSQSGLWSINVPKRFGGPEVSYATLAKVVQIIAAADPSISQISQNHLGVVAAIRTVSDEAQQRELFAQVLSGVRFGNAFSEFGSKRAADFETRFVDDGDHVRVSGKKFYSSGALLAHLVPIVALDDQGRAWYAIADRDAPGLTVIDDWSAFGQRTTASGTVLLDNVRVPKTHLVPGYKGYEAPSADGAIFQIVQVAIDSGIAEAAINETIRFVREKSRPWVDSGLDRASDDPYTIQRVGDLTLRLHAAEALQEKAGLWIDRAVAEPTAENVAKAQIAVAEAKVLSTEIAIEATNRLFELAGTRSTLAEHNLDRHWRNARTHTLHDPVRWKYAILGNYALNGVNPPLHAWS
- a CDS encoding ABC transporter substrate-binding protein — its product is MIKMKVISLTRLLVGVTLLLAQLSLSARADEQYFPLQSYRVGPYAAAGSGFFGGFIDYLQLINQRDGGVNGVKLTWDECETQYEVERGVECYKRQKSRPGVAAWNPLSVGIAYAMIDDVTRDKTPLITIDHGRTDSTDGRVFPYVFPLLLNPYSETSGIIKFIGTRLGGLDKLQGKKIVVLYHGSPYGKETIPIFELLAKKYGFEVQQIEVPHPGNEQQSQWLTIRRAKPDYVVLRGFGVMNPVALKTAQKVGYPADHIIGNVWSNSEEDVIPAGNAAKGYIALTTQASGSVYPVVKEIIDKVYGAGKGNLQDRKRIGSVYHNLGIVNGILNVEAIRIAQQKFGHRTLTGDEIRWGFEHLQLDAARVEALGAKGLFHSINVTCEDHEGQGRVTFQQWDGSQWKVISDWISPDWALLRPIIEKSASAYAKENNITPRNCQAEQ
- the mnmE gene encoding tRNA uridine-5-carboxymethylaminomethyl(34) synthesis GTPase MnmE; translation: MSHSDTIVAQATPPGRGGVGILRVSGSRAAEVAQLLLGKLPKPRYADYLPFRDADGSTLDQGIALWFPGPNSFTGEDVLELQGHGGPVILDLLLKRIVALPGLRIANPGEFSERAFLNDKLDLAQAEAIADLIDASSEQAARSAVNSLQGVFSTRVNNLVEALTHLRIYVEAAIDFPDEEIDFLSDGKIEALLHRVIADLDGVRAEARQGSLLREGMKVVIAGRPNAGKSSLLNALAGRDAAIVTDIAGTTRDVLREHIHIDGMPLHIIDTAGLREASDEVERIGIERAWKEIEQADRVLFMVDGTTTGATGPAEIWPDFIARLPEALPITVVRNKADMTGETLGITEVNGHSLIRLSARTGEGVDVLREHLKASMGFSGNMEGGFLARRRHLQALELAAEHLQQGKHQLLGAWAGELLAEELRLAQQSLSEITGEFSSDDLLGRIFSSFCIGK